From a single Methylacidiphilum kamchatkense Kam1 genomic region:
- a CDS encoding arsenate reductase/protein-tyrosine-phosphatase family protein, protein MKNILFVCTGNICRSPMAKGLFESLIRGNKDIKVDSAGIGAISGLPPSAHAIEVMAEIGIDISHIRSKPVNSELIRKADFIFCMSYSHLDSLLLLYPEAGEKTFLLLEFANDLPIMAREIPDPIGGSIELYKLCRDQMRQVMPKILSFVLSEASSYSNVAGSATENKDKSRLRVLLGSNFYGTELKNASKEILEKWQIPFEEIVPTDPLDIVGMVERIAVELLEGNFDTSILFSKNGIDVEIAANKFPQLRAVRATALSDILVAKKN, encoded by the coding sequence ATGAAAAACATTTTGTTTGTTTGTACTGGCAATATTTGCCGAAGCCCTATGGCTAAAGGCCTTTTTGAATCTTTGATCCGTGGAAATAAGGACATTAAAGTGGATTCCGCAGGCATCGGAGCCATTAGTGGACTGCCACCAAGTGCCCATGCTATTGAGGTCATGGCCGAAATAGGCATCGACATTTCTCATATTCGAAGTAAGCCAGTCAACTCGGAATTAATTAGGAAAGCAGATTTTATTTTCTGCATGAGCTATTCGCATCTGGACTCGCTACTACTTCTCTACCCAGAGGCTGGGGAAAAAACATTTCTTCTTTTGGAATTTGCAAACGATCTCCCCATAATGGCAAGGGAAATTCCTGATCCTATAGGTGGTTCCATTGAACTATATAAACTCTGTCGAGACCAAATGAGGCAGGTTATGCCAAAAATTCTGTCTTTCGTCTTGAGCGAAGCTTCTTCCTATAGCAATGTCGCAGGTTCTGCCACCGAAAACAAAGATAAAAGCAGGCTTCGAGTCCTTCTCGGCTCCAATTTTTATGGGACTGAACTCAAAAATGCTTCCAAGGAAATTCTTGAAAAGTGGCAGATTCCCTTTGAAGAGATTGTCCCCACTGATCCTCTCGACATAGTAGGAATGGTTGAGAGGATAGCTGTGGAGCTTCTTGAAGGAAACTTTGATACCAGCATTCTTTTTTCAAAGAATGGAATTGATGTAGAAATAGCAGCCAACAAATTTCCTCAGCTCCGAGCTGTCCGAGCCACTGCTCTTTCGGATATTCTGGTGGCAAAA
- the ribH gene encoding 6,7-dimethyl-8-ribityllumazine synthase: MDQKALFRFAIIVSSYHKEYTSRLVESALDILQGHKVDVLWVPGAFEIPLQAQRLARKKIYDCILCFGIVWQGKTAHAAEILRACTDALMRIGLENDLPVIHEVLSIRTESQAKARTMGKLNRGIEGAKTALEVLSLKFDNPEA; the protein is encoded by the coding sequence ATGGATCAGAAGGCACTGTTTCGTTTTGCTATAATAGTTAGTTCCTATCATAAGGAATATACTAGTCGGCTTGTTGAGTCAGCTTTGGATATCCTTCAAGGACACAAAGTTGATGTCCTTTGGGTGCCGGGGGCATTCGAAATTCCACTGCAGGCCCAAAGACTTGCCCGCAAAAAAATTTATGACTGCATTCTCTGCTTTGGGATCGTCTGGCAAGGAAAGACAGCACATGCGGCTGAAATCCTTCGAGCTTGTACGGATGCTTTGATGAGGATAGGGCTTGAAAACGATCTTCCAGTCATTCACGAAGTGCTTTCGATACGTACTGAATCCCAGGCTAAGGCACGGACAATGGGCAAGCTCAACCGAGGAATAGAAGGAGCAAAAACGGCCTTGGAAGTATTGTCACTGAAATTTGACAACCCCGAAGCATAG
- a CDS encoding ComF family protein, whose amino-acid sequence MDLLQKILWEIQREAQCFLSLIYPPPKLPNMPIYPLDPPFCYHCCQPFPKELPNFKNCKICSAQPRSFLFARAGFVFSGLVQEVIQRVKYRNEYYLIGILEEWLEKGYKKYIGGWRCHGVVPVPLHPKKFRKRGFNLAEELAISLCRRQQLEYLPALKRVKFSQQQTGLSFLEKCTITRDSFRLKRGFDLLAKNLLIIDDIMFTGATVEACAEVLKKEGRAKEIAVLTVARN is encoded by the coding sequence ATGGATCTTTTACAGAAAATACTCTGGGAAATCCAAAGGGAAGCTCAATGTTTTCTTTCTTTAATTTATCCACCACCCAAGCTTCCCAACATGCCTATCTACCCTCTGGATCCTCCTTTTTGTTATCACTGTTGCCAACCCTTTCCTAAAGAATTACCTAATTTTAAAAACTGTAAAATTTGCTCGGCCCAGCCTAGGTCTTTTCTTTTTGCAAGAGCAGGATTTGTCTTCAGTGGACTTGTCCAAGAAGTGATTCAGCGGGTAAAATACCGCAACGAATACTATCTTATTGGTATTCTTGAAGAATGGTTAGAAAAAGGGTACAAAAAGTATATTGGTGGCTGGCGTTGTCATGGAGTTGTTCCAGTTCCATTGCATCCTAAGAAATTCAGAAAAAGAGGGTTTAATTTGGCTGAAGAACTCGCAATCTCCCTTTGCCGACGTCAACAGTTAGAATACTTACCAGCTTTGAAAAGAGTCAAGTTTAGTCAGCAACAAACGGGTCTTTCTTTTCTAGAGAAATGTACTATCACAAGAGATAGCTTTAGACTGAAAAGGGGTTTTGACTTATTGGCCAAGAACTTATTGATTATAGACGATATAATGTTTACCGGGGCAACGGTTGAAGCATGCGCGGAAGTCTTGAAAAAAGAGGGCAGAGCTAAGGAAATAGCAGTTTTGACCGTTGCTAGAAACTGA
- the hpt gene encoding hypoxanthine phosphoribosyltransferase — MNTFNKPNARLSYKIGRVLLSEEKIQKRILELSSEIREAYRKRPFMILGLLNGSLFFVADLLKNLPLRTEVEFLQLKSYTGTVSTGRIQGLEWIDKKKFEAKNILVIDDILDSGQTLSAVKEKLYDSGALNVEFCVLLKKLKKEQKPIQPKWVGFEIPDVFVVGYGLDFEGMYRGLKSIRSFSLIQK; from the coding sequence ATGAATACATTTAATAAGCCAAACGCTAGGTTATCCTATAAAATTGGGCGTGTGTTACTTTCAGAGGAAAAAATTCAAAAGAGAATCCTCGAACTTTCGTCAGAAATTCGAGAAGCGTATCGAAAAAGGCCTTTTATGATTTTAGGGCTTTTGAATGGTTCGCTCTTTTTCGTTGCAGATCTCCTTAAAAATTTACCGTTGCGGACAGAAGTCGAGTTTTTACAGCTTAAAAGCTATACTGGAACAGTTTCCACAGGACGTATTCAAGGACTAGAATGGATAGACAAAAAAAAGTTTGAAGCAAAAAACATTCTTGTCATAGACGATATCCTTGACTCAGGCCAGACATTAAGTGCAGTTAAAGAAAAACTTTATGATTCAGGGGCATTGAATGTTGAGTTTTGTGTGCTTTTAAAAAAGCTAAAAAAAGAGCAAAAGCCGATCCAACCAAAATGGGTAGGATTCGAAATACCGGATGTTTTTGTCGTAGGATATGGACTAGATTTTGAGGGGATGTATAGGGGGCTCAAATCGATACGATCTTTTTCTCTAATCCAAAAATAG
- the ribD gene encoding bifunctional diaminohydroxyphosphoribosylaminopyrimidine deaminase/5-amino-6-(5-phosphoribosylamino)uracil reductase RibD yields MQEAFKLALLGEGLTSPNPSVGAVIVKNGGIIGKGYHKKAGAPHAEIEAIEDAKRHGYSVSGSTLYVTLEPCTCWGKTPPCSLRIIEEKISRVVAGSPDPNPKNKPRAMEIFRAQGIDFSWEILPEAIFLNRGFYHWIVTGTPWVIGKMAMAIDGSFSAGIGDEKWISGLPARTVAHKLRMVSDGILIGAQTARHDNPLLTIRHVDKKYKVQPWRAIVSLSGSLPKELFLFTDSFKERTLLFVRVPLEMVLEELGSRTVATLLVEGGKTIFQAFLSKGLMHEVAFFLSPLIIGKAHHTEWSNSMIASKALSSPIPLINPSWEDLKGDIYCHGLLLKGAQFLEEIRNQAINPANV; encoded by the coding sequence ATGCAAGAAGCCTTTAAACTGGCTCTTTTAGGGGAAGGTTTAACTAGCCCTAATCCCTCTGTGGGTGCTGTGATTGTAAAGAATGGGGGAATCATTGGAAAGGGTTATCATAAAAAAGCTGGAGCTCCTCATGCAGAAATCGAAGCTATAGAAGATGCCAAGAGGCATGGCTACTCAGTCAGTGGCTCTACTTTGTATGTAACCCTGGAGCCTTGTACATGCTGGGGAAAAACCCCTCCCTGCAGTTTGCGAATTATTGAAGAGAAAATAAGTCGGGTTGTGGCTGGTTCTCCGGATCCCAATCCTAAAAATAAGCCGAGAGCCATGGAGATTTTTCGTGCTCAGGGGATCGATTTTTCATGGGAAATCCTTCCAGAGGCAATTTTTCTTAATCGAGGATTTTATCATTGGATTGTAACTGGAACGCCCTGGGTGATAGGCAAGATGGCTATGGCTATTGATGGAAGCTTTTCTGCTGGGATAGGAGATGAGAAATGGATTTCTGGGCTTCCAGCACGAACAGTTGCTCATAAACTAAGGATGGTTTCCGACGGTATTTTAATTGGCGCTCAGACAGCCAGGCATGATAACCCTCTGTTGACTATCCGGCATGTAGATAAAAAATACAAAGTCCAACCTTGGAGAGCCATTGTGAGTCTTTCGGGAAGCCTGCCGAAAGAACTTTTTCTTTTTACTGATTCTTTTAAAGAAAGAACCTTACTCTTTGTTAGAGTTCCTTTAGAGATGGTTTTAGAAGAGTTGGGTTCAAGGACCGTTGCCACTTTACTTGTGGAAGGAGGAAAAACGATTTTTCAGGCTTTTCTTTCTAAAGGACTCATGCATGAGGTGGCATTTTTTCTTTCTCCACTGATTATAGGCAAAGCCCATCACACCGAATGGAGCAATTCTATGATTGCATCAAAGGCTTTGTCTAGTCCTATTCCTTTGATCAATCCATCTTGGGAAGATTTAAAAGGGGATATTTATTGTCACGGACTTTTATTAAAGGGCGCTCAGTTCCTTGAAGAGATTCGCAATCAAGCTATTAACCCTGCTAATGTATGA
- a CDS encoding CPBP family intramembrane glutamic endopeptidase has protein sequence MVLIFFSFILAAAISPFAYLLFSSISGPLSFVRFYHKILEIILLAGVFLFRKRLGLYRWEDIGFKRPVFRPLLYGLGWAIGIVGFSFVIEPDILGNISRFPQATGSIEDSLKIFSKAAAVALIEEVMMRGILLGVFLRSIGELPALVASSGVFALSHFLNNQPQNYPDFHLNLGSGFRVLLEMFQPVLRLEWISIQGLILFLLGLLLGIAYINGKNIWQPIGIHGGIVFLVHSQSWIEPERLLSDSKESVILVIFSAILWIFYRKYSGKSKGKLNVFFL, from the coding sequence TTGGTCCTGATTTTTTTTTCTTTTATCTTAGCAGCAGCCATAAGTCCTTTTGCCTATCTTCTTTTTTCCTCGATAAGCGGCCCTCTTTCTTTTGTCCGTTTTTATCACAAAATCCTCGAAATCATTTTGCTGGCAGGAGTTTTTCTTTTTCGAAAGCGTCTTGGCCTCTACCGCTGGGAAGATATAGGTTTTAAAAGACCAGTCTTTAGGCCCCTTTTGTATGGCTTAGGATGGGCCATAGGCATAGTTGGCTTTTCTTTTGTTATCGAACCAGATATTCTTGGCAACATCAGTCGTTTTCCCCAAGCCACAGGTTCAATAGAAGATAGTCTCAAAATTTTCTCCAAAGCGGCCGCAGTAGCCTTGATTGAAGAGGTAATGATGAGAGGAATACTGCTTGGAGTTTTTCTGAGATCCATTGGAGAGCTCCCTGCTCTGGTTGCTAGTTCAGGAGTTTTTGCTCTTTCCCATTTTTTGAACAATCAACCGCAAAATTATCCTGATTTCCATCTCAACCTGGGGAGTGGTTTCCGAGTCCTACTGGAGATGTTTCAACCAGTGCTACGCCTAGAATGGATTTCTATTCAAGGACTCATTTTATTTTTGCTCGGCCTCCTTTTAGGAATAGCCTATATAAATGGGAAAAACATATGGCAGCCCATTGGAATCCATGGGGGCATTGTTTTTTTGGTACATTCCCAAAGTTGGATAGAACCTGAAAGGCTACTATCTGATAGTAAAGAAAGTGTCATACTGGTAATTTTTTCTGCTATATTATGGATCTTTTACAGAAAATACTCTGGGAAATCCAAAGGGAAGCTCAATGTTTTCTTTCTTTAA
- a CDS encoding acetyl-CoA carboxylase carboxyltransferase subunit alpha has protein sequence MHSNGYLDFEKPIVEVIEQIERLKINNGLSAEELEKQRNILNTKLEELKKTIYSSLSPWQRVQIARHPKRPYFLDYIKRLSSDFFELNGDRLFGNDLSIVGGLLTIDGIKAMAIGQMKGRTLKENLARNFGCPLPEGYRKALRLMKLANKFHLPIITFIDTAGAYPGIGSEERHVGAAIATNLMEMSGLTVPIVSVVIGEGGSGGALGIGVADRILMMENAYYSVISPEGCAAILWKDKKHAPQAAKLLKLTAQELLELGIIDQIIPEPQGAAHWDWDQATEILKEYILSNIKALKALSPKELLEKRYLRYRKIGQWIEKL, from the coding sequence ATGCATTCTAACGGCTATTTGGATTTCGAAAAGCCCATTGTTGAAGTAATCGAACAAATTGAACGATTAAAGATCAACAATGGTTTATCCGCTGAAGAACTTGAAAAACAAAGAAATATTCTAAATACCAAACTCGAAGAACTAAAAAAAACGATTTATTCTAGTCTAAGTCCATGGCAAAGGGTTCAAATTGCTCGCCATCCTAAAAGACCCTATTTTCTAGATTACATCAAAAGGTTATCCTCCGATTTTTTTGAACTTAATGGAGACAGACTCTTTGGCAACGATTTGTCTATCGTCGGGGGCTTACTGACCATTGATGGAATAAAAGCAATGGCAATAGGCCAAATGAAAGGAAGAACACTCAAAGAAAACCTAGCCAGGAATTTCGGTTGTCCTCTTCCCGAAGGTTATAGAAAAGCCTTAAGACTGATGAAACTAGCCAATAAGTTTCATCTTCCTATTATTACATTCATTGACACAGCGGGAGCTTACCCTGGAATTGGATCAGAAGAAAGGCATGTTGGAGCGGCCATAGCTACGAATCTTATGGAAATGTCAGGTTTAACAGTGCCCATTGTTTCGGTGGTTATTGGCGAGGGAGGGAGTGGTGGGGCTTTAGGTATAGGGGTTGCTGACAGAATTTTGATGATGGAAAATGCCTATTATTCGGTGATCTCTCCTGAAGGATGTGCAGCTATTCTATGGAAAGATAAAAAGCATGCTCCACAAGCCGCAAAATTACTGAAACTAACTGCTCAAGAGCTGCTTGAACTTGGGATTATAGACCAGATCATTCCTGAACCTCAAGGAGCTGCTCACTGGGATTGGGATCAAGCCACCGAAATCCTTAAGGAGTATATTCTTTCAAATATAAAAGCGCTAAAAGCCCTAAGCCCTAAGGAACTGTTAGAAAAACGATACCTCCGTTATAGGAAAATAGGTCAGTGGATAGAAAAGCTCTAG
- the nusB gene encoding transcription antitermination factor NusB produces the protein MILQMTSRRKIRELIIQFLYQWEMNKESPFEQILSLFWDVAEIKEEDKKVVEEWIRDIIKRKKTIEEKINSYIKNWSLDRLAIVDKCILMLGIYEILYRKDIPPAVTINESVEIAKKYSTEASGKFVNGVLDAIRKESGRQAWVTSS, from the coding sequence ATGATTCTTCAAATGACAAGCAGGCGTAAAATTCGAGAACTTATTATTCAATTTCTTTATCAGTGGGAAATGAACAAAGAGAGTCCTTTTGAACAGATACTTAGCCTTTTTTGGGATGTGGCAGAGATAAAGGAGGAGGATAAAAAAGTTGTAGAAGAATGGATTAGAGATATTATAAAAAGGAAAAAAACGATTGAAGAAAAGATCAACAGTTATATCAAAAACTGGAGTCTCGACCGGCTAGCTATTGTGGATAAGTGTATCCTCATGCTAGGCATCTATGAGATTCTTTACAGAAAAGATATTCCTCCAGCGGTAACTATTAACGAATCGGTTGAAATTGCCAAAAAATATAGTACAGAGGCATCTGGAAAATTTGTTAATGGGGTACTTGATGCGATCCGCAAGGAATCTGGTAGACAAGCTTGGGTAACAAGTAGCTAG
- the accD gene encoding acetyl-CoA carboxylase, carboxyltransferase subunit beta, which translates to MINKDKPQIPSGDKVLDIPEGLWTKCPSCSRFLYNKELQLNQSVCQYCQHHFPLQALERISFLADPQSFVEYDHNLLSVDVLGFNGEKSYEERLRYYQEKTGLNEAVVCGKCTIGSIPVFLSVMDFNFLGGSMGSVVGEKITRTIERSLTERTPLIIISASGGARMYEGMISLMQMAKTSAALQRLSQAGIPYISVLTNPTMAGVTASFASLGDVIIAEPKAMIGFAGSRVIKETTQQELPQGFQTSEFLLEKGLIDKIIHRKDLRSSLKELLYFLV; encoded by the coding sequence GTGATCAACAAAGACAAACCACAGATTCCGTCAGGAGACAAAGTGCTTGATATACCAGAAGGGCTATGGACAAAGTGCCCTTCTTGTTCCCGTTTCCTTTATAATAAGGAACTTCAGTTGAACCAATCAGTCTGTCAATATTGTCAGCATCATTTTCCTCTTCAAGCCCTGGAACGTATCTCTTTCCTTGCTGATCCACAAAGCTTTGTTGAATATGATCACAATCTCCTTTCTGTTGATGTCCTTGGATTCAACGGTGAAAAAAGCTACGAAGAAAGGCTTCGCTACTATCAGGAAAAAACAGGTCTTAATGAAGCGGTGGTTTGCGGAAAGTGCACCATTGGCTCTATTCCAGTTTTTCTCAGTGTGATGGATTTTAACTTCCTTGGAGGAAGTATGGGTAGTGTGGTAGGGGAAAAAATCACCCGAACGATCGAAAGATCACTGACAGAAAGAACACCTCTTATTATCATATCCGCGTCGGGTGGGGCCCGGATGTACGAGGGGATGATAAGCCTTATGCAGATGGCTAAGACCTCTGCGGCTCTCCAACGGCTTTCTCAGGCGGGCATTCCCTACATCTCTGTATTGACCAATCCAACAATGGCCGGAGTTACTGCTAGTTTCGCCTCCCTAGGAGATGTCATTATTGCTGAACCCAAAGCAATGATCGGTTTTGCAGGCAGTAGGGTGATCAAAGAGACAACGCAGCAGGAACTGCCGCAGGGTTTCCAAACATCGGAATTCCTGTTGGAAAAAGGCCTAATCGATAAAATAATCCACAGAAAAGATCTTAGATCTTCTCTAAAAGAGCTGCTTTACTTTTTGGTCTAA
- the ftsY gene encoding signal recognition particle-docking protein FtsY, which yields MSFWKNLVGKFTTLIGQKEQVDWEAILIESDLGINLSQKLYSLLEKEKLLNRTDLAEKRIRNELIAILGNGNLSFPIGQPGVILLVGVNGGGKTTTAAKLAYKFKSEGKKVYLAACDTFRAAATEQLKIWAEKLELPVISAKEGADAASVAFRAYSQASQSQADYLIVDTAGRQANKKNLMLELGKIKKTLEKASGQVPLFVLLVVDGTSGSNVLVQAREFHEALGLSAMVVTKLDSSAKGGMIAAVKYELGIPTLFIGRGENLEALEAFSPEGFIEEFFSR from the coding sequence ATGTCATTTTGGAAAAACTTAGTAGGAAAATTTACAACACTTATTGGTCAAAAAGAACAGGTAGATTGGGAAGCTATACTGATCGAATCAGACTTGGGGATAAATCTATCCCAAAAGCTTTATAGTTTGCTTGAAAAAGAAAAATTATTGAATAGAACGGATCTAGCCGAAAAAAGAATCCGCAATGAGCTTATCGCTATTCTTGGCAACGGTAACCTTTCTTTTCCTATTGGCCAGCCAGGTGTGATTCTTCTTGTAGGGGTTAATGGAGGGGGCAAAACGACTACAGCGGCAAAACTCGCATATAAGTTCAAGAGCGAAGGAAAAAAAGTCTATTTGGCTGCCTGTGATACCTTTAGAGCTGCAGCAACCGAACAGCTGAAAATTTGGGCTGAGAAGCTTGAGCTACCAGTCATCTCAGCAAAAGAAGGAGCAGACGCTGCCAGTGTTGCTTTTAGAGCTTATAGCCAAGCATCCCAATCTCAGGCTGATTATTTGATTGTTGATACGGCAGGCAGACAAGCAAACAAGAAAAACCTCATGTTGGAATTAGGGAAAATTAAAAAGACATTAGAAAAAGCATCTGGCCAGGTCCCACTTTTTGTTTTATTGGTTGTCGATGGGACTTCTGGATCTAATGTCTTAGTTCAAGCCAGAGAATTTCACGAGGCTTTAGGACTAAGCGCAATGGTTGTAACCAAACTCGATAGTTCCGCTAAAGGAGGAATGATCGCTGCTGTTAAATATGAACTAGGTATACCAACCTTGTTTATTGGTCGTGGAGAAAACCTAGAGGCTTTGGAAGCATTTAGTCCGGAGGGTTTTATTGAAGAGTTTTTCTCTCGATGA
- a CDS encoding TonB-dependent receptor plug domain-containing protein yields MQNPSSTLGGGPGNWDSIPEDPHSASSPYGDTNLQVSDLGNLQPLLAQNQSTPPPSSSSSTSSGGQTVTMPETIVSTTNDSVLPSNYEINSVYGMPINIIDTPRSVQVITQQEIQQSAFISQNVMSLMYMAPGLYMGTTFGEFSVPNIRGMPANKYINGMLSFLPGTGYEGGPMNMNDFDQINIVQGPTMPSLLSIRAAGGYLDIQTKRPYWDGFHGYATVMEGMYDQNLWQADVGGPINDKLAFRFSYLGNYSGNYYYNDYLHNQAFYGALSFRPYENYEIFFNNSFYTEGYNEIGGINRPTQQLISNHEYLSAFIPNVFLGPPVFVDHHKVNYNIGPELYNYGVSVLPKYYNTIHYVPLSAIGGYRANLLNPGSGGFVVSERGQIIQRINIDEGFQVINNSNFEWFTYNYQNFTPYNIYTPGSWVGQNNTSFLLNFDTPIGGDRETLAEEKGDQSDQKNLPLKKKQPFRIHHTVNTGFEVDYANMIVYEGDFEQTFNPWNMGPLADAVYPSYFQYNLPGRPWFTKYLYQDVPIPGRPGQVFNPGNFSSTDSETWYLRPYWQHQIDFGEHFSIFMGASVLSLMGTAQNPVGTPSTYYDFGEALHPTGNYFSTVIPNFDFSPRWKPNEWTTVYFDFQQAYLAETGAFYGLSPLTSNFDLHLHQRLYSGGINFSLLNGKLNILTAAFDQVFQELESFKKVLLVPVPIDVVGGTMQVVYQPDRHLWLVANASYIMGTFDYGPPLTTGPSMDQPYPSNYVLLNPAKYPFDRFGYFPFGTYNYVGWPNFQTSFMATYTLDCGVGFFASFNATSPQYLAYDYQVRIPWQYTLNLGINYTSPDKHWTARVWFWNVTDQHNWMTLGSGFATSFANYDELMVSWPFWIQGQVSYQF; encoded by the coding sequence GTGCAGAATCCTTCATCTACGCTAGGTGGTGGTCCTGGGAATTGGGATAGTATCCCGGAAGATCCACATTCGGCATCCTCACCTTATGGTGACACGAATCTGCAGGTAAGTGATTTAGGAAACCTCCAACCATTACTTGCGCAAAACCAATCAACCCCACCTCCTTCTTCTTCCTCTTCAACCTCTTCCGGAGGTCAAACCGTCACTATGCCCGAAACCATTGTATCGACGACAAACGATTCGGTTCTTCCATCTAACTATGAGATCAACTCAGTATACGGAATGCCAATAAACATTATCGATACGCCGAGAAGTGTTCAGGTGATAACTCAGCAAGAAATCCAGCAGTCTGCTTTCATTTCTCAAAATGTCATGTCCCTCATGTATATGGCTCCTGGACTTTATATGGGAACCACGTTCGGAGAGTTTTCTGTTCCCAACATCCGCGGCATGCCAGCCAATAAATATATCAACGGGATGCTCTCCTTCTTGCCTGGAACTGGATACGAGGGTGGCCCTATGAATATGAACGACTTTGATCAGATCAATATCGTTCAGGGACCGACCATGCCGAGCCTTCTCTCTATTCGAGCTGCTGGTGGCTATCTCGACATTCAGACCAAACGGCCCTACTGGGATGGATTCCACGGTTATGCGACTGTTATGGAGGGCATGTATGACCAAAACCTCTGGCAGGCCGATGTGGGAGGCCCTATCAATGATAAGCTTGCCTTTCGGTTCAGCTATCTGGGCAATTACTCGGGTAACTATTATTATAATGATTATCTTCATAATCAGGCCTTTTATGGGGCATTGAGTTTCCGTCCTTACGAAAACTACGAGATCTTCTTCAATAATTCATTCTACACAGAGGGCTATAACGAAATTGGTGGAATTAACCGGCCTACTCAGCAGCTTATCTCCAACCATGAATATCTTTCTGCTTTTATACCGAACGTATTTTTAGGCCCACCAGTTTTTGTTGATCACCATAAGGTCAACTATAATATTGGACCGGAGTTGTATAACTATGGGGTTTCTGTTCTACCAAAGTATTATAACACCATTCACTATGTTCCTTTATCAGCAATTGGTGGCTATCGCGCAAATCTTTTAAATCCTGGCTCTGGAGGATTCGTAGTCAGTGAGAGGGGTCAGATTATTCAGAGGATTAACATCGATGAAGGATTTCAGGTCATCAACAATAGCAACTTTGAATGGTTCACCTATAATTATCAAAATTTTACGCCTTATAATATCTATACACCTGGCTCTTGGGTAGGACAAAACAATACGTCATTTCTCCTTAACTTCGACACTCCTATCGGAGGTGACAGGGAAACACTAGCAGAAGAAAAAGGGGATCAGAGCGACCAAAAAAATCTTCCCCTAAAGAAAAAGCAACCGTTCCGGATTCACCATACAGTTAATACAGGATTTGAAGTCGATTATGCCAATATGATTGTCTACGAGGGCGACTTCGAACAGACTTTTAATCCGTGGAATATGGGTCCATTGGCAGATGCGGTCTACCCTTCCTATTTTCAGTATAACCTGCCTGGTAGGCCTTGGTTTACCAAATACCTCTATCAGGATGTTCCGATTCCTGGCCGTCCCGGTCAGGTGTTTAATCCTGGCAATTTTAGTTCGACTGATTCCGAGACCTGGTACTTGCGACCTTACTGGCAGCATCAGATTGATTTCGGTGAACACTTTTCTATTTTCATGGGAGCAAGTGTCTTGAGCCTTATGGGCACAGCGCAGAATCCAGTAGGGACACCCAGCACCTATTATGACTTCGGCGAGGCGCTCCATCCTACCGGAAATTACTTTTCTACTGTTATCCCTAATTTTGACTTCAGCCCTCGTTGGAAGCCAAATGAGTGGACAACTGTCTATTTTGATTTTCAACAGGCCTATTTAGCTGAAACTGGAGCCTTTTACGGCCTGTCCCCCTTGACAAGCAATTTCGATCTTCATCTCCATCAGCGACTCTACAGCGGAGGAATTAATTTCAGCCTGCTCAACGGCAAGCTGAACATTTTGACCGCAGCCTTTGATCAGGTATTTCAGGAATTAGAATCTTTCAAGAAGGTCCTACTTGTTCCGGTACCAATCGATGTGGTCGGAGGAACAATGCAAGTTGTCTATCAGCCGGATCGTCATTTATGGCTTGTAGCCAATGCATCGTATATCATGGGTACATTCGACTACGGTCCACCTCTTACTACAGGTCCGAGCATGGATCAGCCTTATCCAAGCAATTATGTTCTTCTTAATCCAGCGAAATATCCATTCGACCGGTTTGGTTACTTTCCATTTGGGACATATAACTATGTTGGCTGGCCTAATTTCCAAACCTCGTTCATGGCGACCTATACATTGGATTGTGGGGTTGGTTTTTTTGCATCATTTAACGCTACAAGCCCGCAATATCTCGCTTATGATTACCAAGTTAGGATTCCTTGGCAGTATACGCTTAATCTTGGTATTAATTATACGAGTCCTGACAAGCATTGGACAGCCCGAGTATGGTTTTGGAACGTCACTGACCAACACAACTGGATGACACTCGGTAGTGGATTTGCAACCTCCTTTGCTAATTATGACGAACTGATGGTTTCTTGGCCATTTTGGATCCAAGGACAAGTGAGTTACCAATTTTAG